One window of the Babesia microti strain RI chromosome IV, complete genome genome contains the following:
- a CDS encoding hypothetical protein (overlaps_old_locusTagID:BBM_III09865), with protein MTPNATSIVSTGGASSRINIQTMSRNRYKTMITNDNSTPKADDEINGYIDTVKCLQHIGEMKKGDTKHSKFILYPHFTNSNGFVKHSNVKDVTRSSLLNAFAISGASAVYNMKRPSSTTSISTFSTITNDPAILPSSLLREIFMALVGAQIIYIVANVIANCDAAAIIAGSVAIQAIICHLDARPMSYWVSAILSINAAIALVLSLFLRFNGLEQLQLDPVLKRMTIFYASMAVIFACICCYLATTFARLISHEKKCIQKSLERIKTDEEVV; from the coding sequence ATGACACCAAATGCTACCAGCATCGTTAGCACAGGTGGTGCATCATCGAGGATCAATATACAGACAATGTCACGTAATAGGTACAAAACAATGATAACTAATGACAATTCCACTCCGAAAGCTGATGATGAGATTAATGGTTATATTGACACTGTCAAGTGCCTGCAGCATATTGGGGAAATGAAGAAAGGGGATACTAAACAttctaaatttatattatatccTCATTTCACCAATTCTAATGGTTTTGTCAAGCACTCAAACGTTAAGGATGTCACTAGGAGCTCCCTACTCAATGCCTTTGCAATTTCTGGTGCTAGTGCCGTATACAATATGAAACGTCCCTCCAGCACTACTTCAATATCAACATTTTCTACCATAACGAACGATCCAGCTATTTTGCCATCTTCATTGTTAAGGGAGATTTTTATGGCCTTGGTAGGGGCCCAGATAATCTATATTGTGGCAAATGTCATTGCTAATTGTGATGCAGCGGCAATTATAGCAGGTTCTGTTGCCATACAGGCTATTATTTGCCATTTGGATGCCAGGCCTATGTCTTACTGGGTAAGTGCGATATTATCCATCAATGCAGCAATTGCATTAGTCCTTTCTTTGTTCTTGCGATTTAATGGCCTAGAACAATTGCAATTAGATCCTGTTCTTAAGCGGATGACGATCTTTTACGCTTCTATGGCTGTTATATTTGCATGTATATGCTGCTACTTAGCTACAACATTTGCTAGGCTAATTTCGCACGAGAAGAAGTGTATACAAAAGTCATTAGAACGTATAAAGACGGATGAGGAGGTGGTGTAG
- a CDS encoding E3 ubiquitin-protein ligase TRIP12 (overlaps_old_locusTagID:BBM_III09890) — MEGEAPKTKRNTSYRRKLNRSVSQRAENDRSRGNDKGDDKLRQRTSLFDIPNWSEVLGHLRGGALQAIMLNDLNELLSYATEDLLFGFDCPSFLQTLSQLLQQPQEDFNSPDLAPMHVDPNFQMACSDCIHMILDIFPEESKFFDSNPKNFGFITSMLAQLEYVDLGEKLLAIIDKISKECPKVLITSNVIPNILKYIDFYPIATQILALETISRALSAVSSISNYDEYVKPSLLPITQFMLHQNERIRESSLLCFKCLASNNMINDINVTIPYLVFHKMKELLDTEVAIANTLHNHGDFKISKSVLDVVDISAAFISSSNCSAVRNAEHSGLVESIAKLFGIFVPKNYRATNLFAITRLLRFLDDLISTTTTSSAVSCNQKILNHFSRETIKQLLGVTKCSMIKSFEHVNKWLNLDDCMYDFSKYTAIKLPINCMNKQIQLELVAKGETTRLLSHPFVPFSRIVSYILKNEQVNLPFQLSLNDSKHPNPIVVTIDTEEHKSLLLEVLLRVTKGKTIEDIWQTPHVLEVIYPFDYKQADNCCFMDCRIKRLFTNGRDRYDKFDPQYELFKLSIKKFITEGAAIGERENDLFDKLMKDNTKLSVFTPQQVEMLVINELADTAMLGVQPWIIDAVSMKPEAFSLPLRRLLFYLEASNLSRSIAYIQNIIKTSLDTRLIVSNRENGSSITSALASFEMRLLRHYHHTLSASSNKAFSDNAECRLTDRVKVNLDRNNLLRGAAEAFRQINFDTQPIIEFCLVDENGIGTGPTLEVYNLILEQLRDLSETIVPLFSPQTSNGYFPSPLNQDVFTVVDEDVLPFFDTTLGDYGEVDSVNNYKRLVFGWWYFIGQLVACAMIDQRPLDIRLSPLFWSLVMTDNDVTTIPFTRVYNVKSAGICINNGITKYHPLKILSLLDYEMARSLANLQILTPKHLNEYLTDRGYKDLDSYYKDIVSDHFDKYSVSIFAFRKGYSTVLPLYALNLFNSDELSDWWNNDYIRFDLNEARNYIMADHGYTQDSKPFVWLLEVLSELSCDEIRLFLKFCTGSPILPHGGFKNLKPLMCVVKKPIESNQPCVLPSVMTCTNYLKLPDYPTKEMLKKMLLYAINEGQNEFELS, encoded by the exons ATGGAGGGTGAAGCACCAAAAACCAAACGCAACACTTCCTACCGCCGAAAACTCAACCGTTCCGTATCTCAAAGGGCGGAAAATGATCGTTCTCGTGGAAATGACAAAGGTGACGATAAGTTGAGGCAAAGAACCTCTCTTTTTGACATACCCAATTGGTCTGAAGTCTTGGGTCATTTGCGCGGAGGCGCATTACAAGCAATTATGCTCAACGACCTAAATGAATTGCTTTCATATGCCACAGAAGATCTCTTGTTTGGTTTTGATTGTCCATCTTTCCTACAAACCCTTTCCCAACTTCTACAACAACCGCAAGAAGACTTTAATAGCCCAGATTTGGCACCAATGCACGTGGATCCAAATTTCCAAATGGCATGTAGTGATTGTATACACATGATTTTGGATATATTTCCTGAAGaatccaaattttttgattccAACCCTAAAAATTTTGGGTTCATCACCTCTATGTTGGCACAACTTGAATATGTTGATCTTGGTGAAAAATTGCTCGCtatcattgataaaattagcAAGGAATGTCCTAAAGTATTAATTACCTCGAATGTAAtaccaaatatattgaaatacatagatttttatccaatagCAACTCAAATCTTGGCCCTAGAAACTATTTCTAGAGCATTATCTGCTGTTAGTTCGATTTCCAACTACGATGAATACGTAAAACCGTCACTTTTACCAATAACTCAATTTATGCTCCACCAAAATGAACGAATCCGTGAATCATCTCTACTCTGTTTCAAATGTTTGGCCTCCAATAATATGATTAATGACATTAATGTTACCATACCTTACTTGGTATTTCATAAGATGAAGGAATTGCTTGATACGGAAGTTGCAATTGCCA ATACACTTCATAATCATGGAGATTTTAAGATTTCTAAATCCGTGCTAGATGTTGTGGATATTTCTGCTGCctttatatcatcatcgAATTGTTCCGCTGTTAGGAATGCCGAACATTCAGGATTGGTTGAGAGTATTGCTAAATTGTTTGGTATTTTTGTGCCAAAAAATTACCGTGCGACAAATTTATTCGCTATAACTCGACTATTGCGTTTCCTAGATGATCTAATCTCAACCACTACCACTAGTAGTGCTGTTAGTtgtaatcaaaaaatattgaatcaTTTTAGCCGTGAAACAATTAAACAACTGCTAGGTGTGACTAAGTGTTCGATGATTAAATCCTTTGAACACGTGAACAAGTGGCTAAATTTGGATGATTGTATGTACgattttagtaaatataCTGCCATTAAATTGCCTATAAACTGCATGAACAAGCAAATACAACTGGAACTTGTGGCTAAAGGTGAAACTACACGACTGTTATCCCATCCATTCGTGCCATTCAGTCGAATAGTTTCTTACATTCTCAAAAATGAGCAAGTAAATCTGCCATTTCAACTCTCCTTAAATGATTCCAAACACCCCAATCCAATTGTTGTGACAATCGACACAGAAGAACATAAATCTTTGCTTTTGGAGGTTCTACTGAGGGTCACTAAGGGTAAAACGATCGAGGATATTTGGCAAACACCACATGTACTAGAAGTTATATATCCATTTGATTATAAGCAAGCGGATAATTGTTGTTTCATGGACTGCAGAATAAAAAGGTTATTCACTAATGGCCGTGATAGATATGATAAGTTTGATCCCCAATATgaattattcaaattgtcaattaaGAAATTCATCACAGAAGGTGCAGCCATTGGTGAACGTGAAAACGATCTATTTGACAAACTGATGAAGGATAATACAAAGTTATCAGTCTTTACGCCCCAACAGGTTGAAATGTTGGTGATAAATGAACTAGCGGATACTGCAATGCTAGGGGTTCAACCATGGATAATTGATGCAGTCTCGATGAAACCCGAGGCATTTTCACTCCCCCTTCGTCGCTTACTATTTTACCTAGAagcatcaaatttatctcGTTCAATAGCCTACATTcag AATATCATCAAAACTTCACTGGATACTCGATTGATAGTTTCCAATAGGGAAAACGGCTCTAGCATTACCAGTGCCTTGGCATCGTTTGAAATGAGACTACTGAGGCACTATCATCATACACTCAGCGCTAGCTCCAATAAAGCATTTTCAGACAATGCTGAGTGCCGATTGACTGATCGCGTAAAGGTCAATTTAGATCgcaataatttgttacGAGGCGCGGCAGAGGCGTTTAggcaaataaattttgataccCAACCTATCATCGAGTTTTGCCTCGTTGACGAGAATGGAATAGGGACTGGGCCCACTCTTGAGGTTTACAACCTAATACTAGAACAGTTAAGGGATTTGTCTGAAACAATCGTACCTTTATTCTCTCCACAAACTAGCAATGGTTATTTCCCATCGCCGCTAAATCAGGATGTGTTTACTGTTGTAGATGAGGATGTTTTGCCCTTCTTCGACACGACGCTGGGCGATTATGGTGAAGTTGATAGTGTGAATAATTACAAGAGATTGGTGTTTGGTTGGTGGTATTTCATTGGCCAATTGGTGGCTTGTGCTATGATTGATCAGAGACCCTTGGACATTCGTTTATCTCCCCTATTTTGGTCTTTAGTGATGACCGACAATGACGTCACAACCATTCCATTCACTAGGGtatataatgttaaatCAGCTGGAATTTGCATCAATAATGGCATAACTAAGTACCATCCCCTGAAAATACTATCACTTCTGGATTATGAAATGGCTAGATCACTGGCCAATCTGCAAATTTTGACTCCCAAACATTTAAACGAATATCTCACAGATCGTGGATACAAGGATTTGGATAGCTACTATAAAGATATTGTATCTGATCACTTTGACAAATATTCTGTCTCAATATTTGCCTTTAGAAAGGGATATTCGACGGTTTTGCCCTTATATGcactaaatttgtttaatagtGATGAACTGAGTGATTGGTGgaataatgattatatcAGATTTGACTTAAATGAAGCTAGGAACTATATTATGGCCGATCATGG GTACACTCAGGATTCTAAACCATTTGTATGGTTACTGGAAGTGTTGAGTGAGTTGAGTTGTGACGAAATTAGGTTATTTCTAAAGTTCTGTACTGGATCGCCCATTCTACCACACGGAGGGTTTAAAAACCTAAAGCCCCTTATGTGCGTTGTAAAAAAACCTATTGAATCTAACCAACCTTGCGTTCTCCCTAGTGTCATGACCTGTACTAATTACCTGAAGCTTCCTGATTACCCTACCAAAGAAATGCTCAAAAAAATGCTGTTGTATGCTATTAATGAAGGGCAGAATGAGTTTGAACTGTCATAA
- a CDS encoding conserved Plasmodium membrane protein, unknown function (overlaps_old_locusTagID:BBM_III09870) — translation MPNFSDEAFEYQPDSTISIDETHPICSNDLNSNNQLSKKSKQSKDIADEDIPSRPINEVSIHSLLGATSSRYKFAKNASSSETNSVLTKDFYKTIVFMDYRRLRRRFNGIRKPISYKRLFAICIYCIILVCLPLLYVEVQKEKYIISLRIDREIKPFISLFVFIILVIVNARFQLKQAVKWPVILSYISILVMGIGMLISRSYESMLHVSRLVLIYYCPIQLFLLITIYIIVQICPLLALKGFLFPCADHFRILSGFFENNRLLVVISRYNDYSLMCGGPVCGLPRCLYQSVYRMITRICVKVRGYVKSTTSGYGEAPFSHQMRYQGKVDDRGRPHGYGEWLEDHSFGERLKGYWWHGYPIGPFSSQEIGSGSIFANTRVAFVTNTQSEEDVMFGVACTECSISGHFFRYFPVTYFFHPRHSNKVVHGNLITKSLYKNDFFRLMKPEFDRTQPATIEWCFKMLRSQFWLNMPKRITSCTVNVDKWSGLRVEGFLPKPTDQNSRFNRVKSLGTDTTSFSKVSPFNRFSGSARDKLVFRIINKNGKKWTGDKVIKECYKSQLFVDEDEWAIMDRKCPMVSVDGWIPIRSLAKYDKVSYEAIIFVHGYNLTLAQACAQLSHFISFSKLPPYIVPFLFHWPGKYWGQLSAFAYPIAKKSAESTNVGKSMAKFLRELQKMGIVRLHFLAHSCGARVFFNGLYHCVSQGLFRRIVSSGDDEPPFTDSYSQPEMVLQSCVLINPDYSLEKFVNSDFFTLRTYCDSIIIYADTRDQCLTMSSLWNKERVVGKSIFGLATNKANLSCLVADHRLAKSYTLYPEMLHNPINNSGDNNCDESTQNSNSDQKSEMISKISWLNPRKRNGRCRPSWKGISDIGGERNIFGNVIKTLEDTSSQIWLDLDVVDMSTIDSNVDFLKHSSYQMKREIMDDIREVILLGNRAEDRRYRLDRRRGNVHVLRIAPASVSQLLGD, via the exons ATGCCTAATTTTAGCGATGAAGCATTTGAATATCAGCCGGATTCTACTATTTCAATAGACGAAACCCATCCTATTTGCAGCAATGATTTAAACAGTAACAATCAATTATCTAAAAAGTCAAAACAATCTAAAGACATAGCGGATGAAGATATACCATCGAGACCAATCAATGAAGTATCTATCCATAGCCTACTAGGCGCAACATCATCTCgatataaatttgctaaaaATGCATCATCCTCAGAGACAAACTCAGTCCTTACCAAGGATTTCTACAAAACAATAGTTTTCATGGATTATCGCCGTTTGCGGCGTAGATTTAACGGCATTCGAAAACCAATTTCCTACAAACGCCTATTCGCTATATGCATCTATTGCATAATTTTGGTTTGCTTGCCACTGTTGTATGTAGAAGTTCAGAAggaaaaatatattatcagTTTGAGAATTGACAGGGAAATCAAGCCCTTTATTTCG TTGTTTGTATTTATCATACTAGTGATAGTTAATGCGAGATTTCAGTTGAAACAAGCGGTTAAATGGCCAGTTATACTCTCCTACATATCAATCCTAGTTATGGGCATTGGAATGCTGATATCTAGGAGCTACGAATCTATGTTGCACGTTTCTCGCCTCGTGTTGATATACTACTGTCCAATACAATTGTTTCTTCTAATCACCATATACATAATCGTGCAGATTTGTCCATTATTGGCCTTGAAAGGGTTCTTGTTCCCATGTGCTGACCACTTTAGAATCCTTAgtggattttttgaaaataacCGATTGCTAGTTGTTATTAGCAGATATAACGACTACTCACTCATGTGCGGGGGCCCTGTGTGTGGGCTACCGCGGTGCTTGTACCAGTCTGTATACAGAATGATCACTAGAATTTGTGTTAAGGTAAGGGGGTACGTTAAATCAACTACGAGCGGGTATGGTGAAGCCCCCTTTTCCCACCAAATGCGGTACCAAGGCAAGGTTGACGACAGGGGTAGGCCTCATGGCTATGGCGAGTGGCTCGAGGATCATTCGTTCGGCGAAAGGCTTAAG GGTTACTGGTGGCACGGATATCCAATAGGCCCCTTTTCGTCCCAGGAAATAGGGTCAGGTAGCATTTTCGCCAACACCCGTGTTGCATTTGTTACCAATACACAATCGGAAGAAGATGTAATGTTTGGTGTAGCGTGTACAGAATGCTCAATAAGCGGCCACTTTTTCCGCTACTTCCCAGTCACTTACTTCTTTCATCCTAGACATTCAAATAAGGTTGTACATGGTAATTTAATAACCAAATCTCtttacaaaaatgatttttttcGTCTAATGAAACCTGAGTTTGATCGAACACAACCTGCAACCATCGAGTGGTGCTTCAAGATGCTCAGGTCTCAGTTTTGGCTCAACATGCCCAAAAGAATAACGTCTTGCACGGTCAACGTAGATAAGTGGTCTGGTTTACGGGTTGAGGGGTTTTTACCGAAGCCTACAGACCAGAATTCCAGATTTAATCGGGTTAAATCATTGGGTACAGACACAACGAGCTTTTCAAAAGTATCACCATTTAACAGGTTTTCAGGCAGTGCTAGAGATAAATTAGTCTTTAGGATTATCAACAAGAATGGTAAGAAGTGGACTGGCGATAAGGTGATAAAAGAGTGTTATAAGTCGCAACTATTTGTAGATGAGGATGAGTGGGCGATTATGGATCGCAAATGTCCAATGGTGAGCGTTGATGGATGGATTCCAATTAGATCATTGGCAAAATATGACAAGGTATCCTATGAGgcgataatttttgttcaCGGATACAACCTTACCCTGGCTCAGGCCTGTGCCCAGTTGTCtcattttatttcattttcaaaacTCCCTCCCTATATAGTTCCATTTTTATTCCATTGGCCAGGAAAGTATTGGGGACAACTCTCAGCCTTCGCCTATCCAATTGCCAAGAAGTCGGCAGAATCTACCAATGTGGGTAAATCCATGGCAAAGTTTTTACGTGAGTTGCAAAAGATGGGGATTGTTAGGTTACACTTTCTCGCCCATTCTTGTGGAGCGCGGGTCTTTTTCAATGGATTATACCATTGTGTATCGCAGGGATTATTTCGGAGAATAGTCTCATCTGGGGACGATGAACCTCCATTTACGGACTCATATTCACAACCAGAGATGGTTTTACAATCTTGTGTCCTTATAAATCCAGACTATTCGCTGGAAAAGTTTGTCAACTCTGACTTTTTCACCCTGAGAACTTACTGTGACAGTATAATAATCTATGCAGATACTCGAGATCAATGCCTGACCATGTCCAGCCTTTGGAACAAGGAAAGGGTTGTTGGGAAATCAATATTTGGATTGGCAACGAACAAGGCTAACCTAAGCTGTTTGGTTGCTGACCACAGGCTAGCCAAATCCTACACTCTCTACCCAGAAATGCTCCATAACCCCATTAATAACTCTGGCGACAATAATTGCGACGAAAGTACCCAAAACAGCAATTCTGATCAAAAGAGTGAAATGATATCCAAAATTTCCTGGCTTAACCCAAGGAAACGGAATGGTAGATGCCGTCCATCATGGAAGGGGATAAGTGACATAGGCGGCGAAAGGAACATTTTCGGAAATGTAATCAAAACACTGGAAGACACAAGCTCACAAATTTGGCTAGATCTAGATGTGGTAGACATGAGCACGATTGACTCCAACGTAGACTTTCTCAA GCATTCTTCATACCAAATGAAGCGGGAGATCATGGATGATATAAGGGAGGTGATACTGCTAGGCAATAGGGCTGAGGACCGTCGCTACAGGTTGGATAGGAGGCGAGGCAATGTACATGTACTTAGAATTGCTCCGGCTTCAGTCTCGCAGCTTTTGGGGGATTAG
- a CDS encoding hypothetical protein (overlaps_old_locusTagID:BBM_III09895), giving the protein MSDEPPDGIHHPSDLYTTDNESCERSADSENECGRDGQNKRDMTKAEKVRKKVKKLKSKHSNKRLPSGIMFDLKSGFIKKDSEIPEPIFSLDLEYRLKLYDNLNR; this is encoded by the exons ATGAGTGATGAGCCCCCTGATGGAATACACCATCCTTCCGATCTGTATACAACTGATAATGAATCCTGTGAACGCAGTGCAGATAGTGAGAATG AGTGTGGAAGGGATGGACAGAATAAACGCGACATGACCAAAGCTGAGAAAGTCCGTAAAAAGGTTAAAAAACTGAAATCCAAACATTCCAACAAACGGCTACCATCAGGTATTATGTTTGATCTAAAATCTGGTTTCATCAAGAAGGATTCTGAAATTCCAGAACCCATATTCTCCTTAGACCTTGAATATCGCTTAAAACTCTACGACAATTTAAATAGATAA
- a CDS encoding CDGSH iron-sulfur domain-containing protein, putative (overlaps_old_locusTagID:BBM_III09880) gives MSDPLDYFNKVNYNIRGFETTNQIVEYLPPIGIEKKIRFCRCWQSKKFPYCDDTHKVMNEAGDSVGPFVAIIKNEEPTTFHKLKLTNKIGNTNTPNFNINNKMTFKNAKVALAAVTALATSFYVYKLSSSIIKYKKQHTDKLSLTNQ, from the exons ATGAGTGATCCACTTGATTACTTTAACAAAGTTAACTATAACATACGCGGTTTTGAAACAACAAATCAG ATTGTCGAATATTTGCCACCTATAGGTATAGAAAAAAAAATACGATTTTGTCGCTGTTGGCAgtctaaaaaatttcccTACTGCGATGACACCCACAAG GTTATGAATGAGGCGGGAGATTCCGTGGGTCCATTTGTGgctataataaaaaatgaagaaCCTACAACCTTTCATAAGCTTAAATTAACAAACAAAATAGGCAACACAAATACTCCAAATTTCAACATCAACAATAAAATGACATTTAAGAACGCCAAAGTAGCATTGGCTGCAGTAACGGCATTGGCTACAAGTTTTTACgtttacaaattatctagtagtattattaaatataaaaagCAGCATACTGACAAATTAAGTTTGACAAATCAATAA
- a CDS encoding Amino Acid Metabolism (overlaps_old_locusTagID:BBM_III09895;~overlaps_old_locusTagID:BBM_III09900;~overlaps_old_locusTagID:BBM_III09905) encodes MECRTMPCYYNDEFVNYYTYIFKDDQGVLYSIEEFLEYARKPLPISFRFNHSSPYSALKHTILKESPISLRDVGWLDGAYQIDKLCKYEFKTNGKWARFRNLLIEGDNSGVLNRQELVSMLPVLFLDVQHGDNVLDVCASPGMKYLQILDQLAGDFSGLVVGNDVSASRLFTLAHRSAVLSVPSSCLIHSDGSKFASLYDDRGQKVYFHKILADVPCTCDGTLRKSPDIWKSWKPVNSLHVHPVQHNIVKRAIDLLMSNGTLIYSTCSLNPIENEAIVSALLSTGLVTLIDCKDDIKHCTTLVFSRGLRNWKVYYEGQWYKTYNEVPNQLKKEYGGKIMQSMFKQYWSDDCANKVIRIFPHQNNSGGFFIAKLRRCEYTLSLKTLTFDKRNLATPLQTISCDANKVSHEYVPFQNFTPISAFYKISSEFPVHLVFIKKSCAKSLYIFSEQLAKICNGPHQLKWAHAGVKIFTKIDPKLADGWRFCQQGISLIARYVNHRKLAITPKAAIYLISDKNTANQYKSDYDQWYSSTDIPKEPGGLILVTPSGLVLSAIINKNGAVYPYVPSPRFSVLEVIKQELHNNP; translated from the exons ATGGAGTGCAGGACCATGCCTTGTTACTATAACGATGAGTTTGTCAACtattacacatatatatttaaagaTGATCAGGGTGTGTTATATTCCATTGAAGAATTTTTGGAATATGCCCGAAAACCTCTTCCAATCTCATTCCGCTTCAACCATTCATCCCCTTACTCCGCTCTAAAACACACAATACTTAAGGAATCGCCAATATCACTTAGAGATGTTGGATGGTTAGACGGCGCATAccaaattgataaattgtgcAAGTATGAATTTAAGACGAATGGAAAATGGGCGAGATTTAGGAATTTGTTGATTGAGGGTGATAATTCTGGTGTTTTGAATCGGCAGGAGTTGGTTAGTATGTTACCAGTTTTGTTTCTTGATGTTCAGCATGGTGATAATGTCTTGGATGTTTGTGCCTCGCCTGGgatgaaatatttgcaaatattagATCAATTGGCAGGTG ATTTTAGTGGTTTGGTAGTGGGAAATGATGTATCGGCATCAAGACTGTTTACTCTGGCCCATAGATCTGCTGTGCTATCAGTACCGAGTTCATGTCTTATCCATTCCGATGGCTCTAAATTTGCAAGTCTTTACGATGATAGAGGTCAAAAGGTTTATTTTCACAAGATTTTGGCTGATGTTCCCTGTACCTGTGATGGCACTTTACGAAAATCTCCTGATATTTGGAAATCGTGGAAGCCAGTAAATAGTCTACATGTTCATCCTGTACAGCACAATATTGTCAAAAGAGCTATAGATCTTTTGATGTCTAATGGCACGCTTATCTACTCTACCTGTTCACTGAATCCTATTGAGAATGAA GCAATTGTTTCAGCTTTGCTTAGTACTGGATTGGTAACACTAATTGACTGCAAAgatgatattaaacattGTACAACACTAGTCTTCTCTAGGGGATTGAGGAACTGGAAGGTTTATTATGAAGGTCAGTGGTACAAAACATACAACGAAGTACCAAATCAACTTAAAAAGGAGTATGGTGGTAAGATAATGCAAAGCATGTTTAAACAGTACTGGTCGGATGATTGTGCCAATAAAGTGATTCGAATATTTCCCCATCAGAACAATTCAGGAGGGttttttatcgcaaaaCTAAGACGTTGTGAATATACACTCTCATTAAAAACACTAACTTTTGACAAAAGAAACTTAGCAACCCCCttacaaacaatttcctGTGATGCAAACAAGGTATCACACGAATATGTCCcatttcaaaatttcactCCTATTTCGGCgttttacaaaatatctaGTGAATTCCCAGTACATCTTGTGTTTATTAAAAAGTCGTGCGCTAAATCATTGTACATATTTTCGGAACAATTGGCCAAAATTTGTAATGGCCCACATCAACTCAAATGGGCGCACGCAGGAGTTAAGATTTTTACCAAAATTGATCCCAAATTGGCAGATGGGTGGCGATTTTGCCAACAAGGAATTTCATTAATTGCAAGGTATGTTAATCACAGGAAACTTGCCATAACGCCTAAGGCTGcaatttatctaatatCTGACAAAAATACCGCCAACCAGTACAAAAGTGACTACGATCAATGGTATAGCTCCACTGATATACCAAAGGAGCCTGGTGGATTAATATTGGTAACGCCAAGCGGTTTGGTGTTGTCAGCTatcataaataaaaatggagCGGTCTATCCTTACGTCCCATCGCCAAGATTTTCAGTTCTGGAAGTTATCAAGCAGGAATTGCATAATAATCcatga
- a CDS encoding hypothetical protein (overlaps_old_locusTagID:BBM_III09850;~overlaps_old_locusTagID:BBM_III09855), which yields MSSYCFLFYSPSDKGTFLAQWSKEKNLDGAMIMFETKKTIPSYKFTSHSGRSTIITDIHSIKTKYFQGICQFIKMAKQFDAPIIILESCNEQPIKFDLHILNKDNSVVMVTMGTEFALDNSVAAAVLPKNCSELSVKTLTKDQFISKGNNLGGSISF from the coding sequence ATGTCTTCTTATTGCTTTTTGTTCTATTCACCTAGTGATAAAGGCACTTTTTTGGCTCAATGGAGTAAGGAAAAGAATTTGGATGGCGCAATGATAATGTTTGAGACCAAGAAAACAATCCCCTCCTACAAGTTTACCTCACACTCCGGCAGAAGTACAATTATCACTGATATCCACTCCattaaaacaaaatatttccaaGGCATCTGtcaattcattaaaatgGCCAAACAATTCGACGCCCCAATCATCATTTTGGAATCATGTAATGAACAaccaattaaatttgactTGCACATCCTTAACAAAGACAATTCTGTTGTTATGGTGACCATGGGTACTGAATTTGCTTTAGATAATTCTGTTGCCGCTGCTGTTTTGCCTAAAAATTGTTCTGAACTTTCGGTTAAGACACTAACTAAGGATCAGTTCATTTCAAAGGGCAATAATTTAGGGGGAAGTATATCATTTTAA
- a CDS encoding hypothetical protein (overlaps_old_locusTagID:BBM_III09855;~overlaps_old_locusTagID:BBM_III09860): MDLTLLQGSRDYSSEPSHSSNDIESDELLESEQSTSNDSDAEFVLEKCNNDFNKSSKCSKKRLMSPGKTIVRSVLEFKNYEKAKEAKLDVKYNVVAKSTGSLIGEKEIAESSLENVEKHNLSVGLPQETYHVPLFGLQYDNK; this comes from the exons ATGGACCTCACCCTTTTACAAGGAAGCAGGGACTATTCTTCTGAGCCTAGCCATTCAAGTAATGATATTGAGAGTGATGAACTTTTAGAATCGGAACAAAGTACCAGCAATGATTCAGATGCTGAGTTTGTTCTGGAAAAGTGTAACAACGATTTTAATAAGAGCTCTAAATGTAGTAAAAAGAGGCTAATGAGTCCAG GTAAAACAATAGTGCGATCTGTACTTGAATTTAAGAACTACGAGAAAGCTAAAGAGGCAAAATTAGATGTGAAGTATAACGTAGTAGCAAAATCTACTGGAAGTCTGATTGGAGAGAAGGAAATCGCGGAATCGTCTTTAg AAAATGTGGAGAAACACAATCTAAGCGTGGGCCTGCCGCAGGAGACATACCATGTACCCCTTTTTGGTCTCcaatatgataataaatag